In the genome of Streptomyces aquilus, the window TCCGACAGGCGTCCCCCTCTCTGGAACGGCGGCCTCGCCATAGGATCACCGGCATGGCGCTGCGACCCGTGATGGTGAACGTGAAGGCCCTCGACGCCTTGGCGGTCGGCCGGTTCTGGGCGGAGGCGCTCGGCTGGACCGCGTACCGCGGCGGCGCCACCACCTACGTCGGACCGCCCGGCGGCCTCGTCTGGCCGGACCCGGTCGTCCTCGGCATCGACGTCGTGCCCGTACCGGAGCCCAAGACGGCGGTGAAGAACCGTGTGCACCTCGACCTCGCCACCACCTCCGCCGACCACCGGACCGAGCTGATCGCGCGCCTGGAGTCCATCGGGGCGACCCGCGTCGACGTGGGACAGGGCGAGGTGCCGTGGACGGTCCTCGCCGATCCCGAGGGCAACGAGTTCTGTGTGCTGGAGCCGCGCGAGATCTACCGGGACACCGGGCCCGTCGCCGCGGTGGTCGTCGACTGTACGGACCCGCGGGCCATGGCCCGGTTCTGGGGCGAGGCGACGGACTGGACCGTGCACGAGGTGGCCGACGACCACGCGTCGTTGCGGTCCGCCCAGGGCGGCGGCCCGTATCTCGAGTTCCTGCGCACACCCGACGCCAAGACCGTGCCGGACCGCCTCCACCTCGACCTGCTGCCGTACCCCGGTGACGACAAGGCGGCGGAGGTGGACCGGCTGCGGGCCCTGGGCGCGGCCGACCTCGACGTCGGCCAGGGCGACGTCGCGTGGACCTGCCTGACCGACCCGGAGGGCCACGAGTTCTGCGTCCTCGCCCCCTGACACATCGACATCCCGCGAACCCCCTCCAGGTCAGGGTTCCCCGGCGAGCAGCCTGTCGAGGGACACCCCGTCCGCCCAGCGGGCCAGGGCCGGGCCGTCCAGCAGGACGGTCCGCCCCTCGCGCCGGGCCCACCGCACGTCACGGGCCCGGAACGTGCCCCGGTGCACGACGACGTGGAGGAACGCGTCCGGGTCCTCCCCGTGCGTTCGGGGGTGCGGCAGGGCCTCGTCCGGCAACGGCTCCGCCACCGGCCGGAAGGCCACGTCGAGCCGTCGCCCGTCCTGGTGCCGGGCGCACAGCCGCGGCCGGTCGGGCGCGGGTAACAGACGCACCTTCCAGTGGTCCCGGCGCAGCATCCGTGCCACGGCCAGGGCCAGCCCCTGAATGTCGAGTTCGAGCAGTTCCTGCGGCGTGTAGTGGCCGCGCCGACGTCGAGCACCGGGGCGCCGTCGCCTGATCCCGACCGTGAGGACGACCGCCGTGAGCAGCACGCCGACGACCGGGACCACGACACCGACGGCCCGGAAACCGGCGGCGAGTCCGGCCACGGCCGCGCACACCAGGACCGCGAGCACGGTGAACGAGGGCAGCACATCGCGGAACCGCGGCCCGTAACGGCCCTGGGCGCGCAGCCGGCGCACCACATCCCTTTTCCGACGACGCTGTTCCTCGACCGGATCGGACGTCCATGACGGGCGTGCCACAGTCTCAGCCCCCTGCGCGTGCCTCCCGCACCTGCTTGCGCCGACCCGGGCCACATACCCAGCGCGCCGAACGAATGCTCGATCGGCGGTCGAAAACCGGCCGGGAGCGCGGGCGCACGGAGGCACGGGAGGGCGCATGAGCCGAGCCGCGCCGCCACGGGTGTGACATGAGTCATGCAAAGCGGGCCGGGATCTTGGAATGACCTGCTCCGCCGCGCTGCTGCACTGGTTGTGGGCTCACCATGCCCTGGGGGGCGCCGGGCGACGATGACGGGTGAGGGAAGCCGCTTCGACACGGCTCGGACCCGCCCCCTCGTACTTCTGCACCACCTTCGAAAGGTTCTCCTGCGCCATGCCACTGGCTCTCCTGGCCCTGGCTGTTGTCGCTTTCGGCATCGGTACGACGGAATTCGCCACGATGGGGCTGCTGCCCCAGATCGCTGACGGAATCGGCGTGTCCGTGCCGCAGGCGGGCAACATCGTCTCCGCCTACGCGCTGGGTGTCGTCGTCGGTGCCCCCGTGCTGACGGGCATCGGCGCACGCATCCCGCACAAGAGGCTGCTGCTGCTCCTGTCCGGGCTGTTCGTCGTCGGCAACGTCGCGTCCGCGCTCGCCCCCGGCTTCGGCCTGCTCTTCGCCGCGCGCTTCCTCGCCGGACTGCCCCACGGGGCGCTGTTCGGTGTGGGCGCGGTGGTGGCGTCCCGGCTGGTCACCCCCGACCGGGCCGCCCGCGCGGTCTCCAAGATGTTCCTCGGGCTGACCGTCGCCAACATCGTGGGCGTCCCGGCTGGTACGGCGCTCGGGCAGCAGCTGGGCTGGCGGGCCGCCTACGTCGCGGTGGCCGTCATCGGCGTCCTCGCCCTGGTGGCGCTGTCCCTCTTCGTCCCGCACCAGCCGCGCGGCCCGCAGACCGGCGTCCGGCACGAGCTGCGGGCCATGGGCAACCGGCAGGTGGCGATCGGCCTGGCCACGGCCGTCGTGGGATTCGGTGGATTCTTCGCCGTCTACAGCTACCTCGTGCCCATGCTCACCCATCTCACGGGCCTGTCCGACTCCTCGACCACGCTGGTCCTCGCGCTCTACGGCGTCGGCATGACCCTCGGCACGCTCGTCGCGGGCCCCCTCACGGACCGCGCCCTGCGCCCGACGCTGTACGCGGGACTCGCGCTGATGTCCTCGGCGCTGGTGGCGTTCTACTTCACCGTCCACAGCACCGTGCCCGCCCTCATCACGATCACGTTGATCGGCGCGATGGGCGCCCTCATCACCACGCCCGTCCAGATGCTCCTGATGGCCAAGGCGAAGGACGCCCCGACCATGGCGGCGGCCTCCAACCACTCCGCCTTCAACCTGGCCAACGCGGGCGGCGCCTGGCTCGGCGGCCTCGCGATCTCGGCGGGCTGGGGCTGGGCGTCACCGTCGCTGGTCGGCGCGGCGCTGGGCGTGGCCGGGCTGGGCCTGGCGTTCATGGGCGGCTTCATGGACCGCGGCGGCAGCCGCTCCGAGGTGATCACGGGCGCCCGGCGCGAGCAGGTCGCCGCCGCTCAGTCCCAGAGCGGATAGGACACGGTCGGGCCGAACTGCTCCGGCCGGGCGGCCGGGTACGTCAGCGTGATCCGGGAGTAGTGCGACACCTGGGGCTGCTTCTTCCAGGGGCGCGTACGGTCCAGTCGTACGGTCACCGGGTAGGCGTGGAAGTGCCCGGCCGCGCAGTACGGCTTGCAGTCGTTGACCCAGTTCACCCCCTCGGCCCGCGCCCTACCCGCGTCCCAGCGGGTCCAGTGCAGGGAGGCGAGGCGGCTGTTGCCGTCCCCGCAGGCGAGCATGAAGTCCGTCGGACGCACCTGCGGGTGCCACAGGCAGTCGACGAGGACCGGCGGCTCGGTGCGCGGCTGGACGGTCTGCGTCACGGCCGCCGGTGCGGGCCGGGCCGCGGGCGAGGTGCCCGCGGCGGTGGCGAGGGTGGCCACGGCGAAGAGCGCGACCGTCGTGGTGAGTGCGCGTAGCTGCATGGCCGAATCCCCGCTGCCGCTGGCCGACGGATGTCCCGGTTTCGACGCTACGACCGTGGGCCCGCCCGCACCACTCGAACAGAGCAGTGCGCGGTCGGCTCAGGGGGCTGCCGTCGGCGGCAGCGGGAAGAGCATGCAGGAACTGGTCGCGTGCGCCAGCACCCGGTCCTCGGTGTCGACCAGCGTGGCCTCGGCGAGAGCCGTCTGCCGGCCGCGGTGCACGATCGTGCCGATGGCCCGCACCGGGCCGGTGTCCACCGACACCCGCTTGAGGAACTTCACGCTCAGGTCGAGCGAGGTGTAGCCCATGCCCGCGGGCAGCGTGGACTGCACGGCGCAGCCCAGCGCCGAGTCGAGCAGGGTGGCGTAGACGCCGCCGTGCACACTGCCGATCGGGTTGTAGTGCTCCTCGCCCGGGGTGAGCGAGAAGACCGCGCGACCCTCGGACACCTCGTCGAGCGTGAAGTCGAGGGTGGCGGAGATCGGCGGCGCCGGAAGCTTCGCGTCCAGGACGTCACGCAGGAAGTCCAGGCCGGACGAGCGGCCCACGGCACCGGCCGTGACCATGGG includes:
- a CDS encoding VOC family protein — encoded protein: MALRPVMVNVKALDALAVGRFWAEALGWTAYRGGATTYVGPPGGLVWPDPVVLGIDVVPVPEPKTAVKNRVHLDLATTSADHRTELIARLESIGATRVDVGQGEVPWTVLADPEGNEFCVLEPREIYRDTGPVAAVVVDCTDPRAMARFWGEATDWTVHEVADDHASLRSAQGGGPYLEFLRTPDAKTVPDRLHLDLLPYPGDDKAAEVDRLRALGAADLDVGQGDVAWTCLTDPEGHEFCVLAP
- a CDS encoding PaaI family thioesterase; the protein is MGRTRTYTWDDPMVTAGAVGRSSGLDFLRDVLDAKLPAPPISATLDFTLDEVSEGRAVFSLTPGEEHYNPIGSVHGGVYATLLDSALGCAVQSTLPAGMGYTSLDLSVKFLKRVSVDTGPVRAIGTIVHRGRQTALAEATLVDTEDRVLAHATSSCMLFPLPPTAAP
- a CDS encoding MFS transporter encodes the protein MPLALLALAVVAFGIGTTEFATMGLLPQIADGIGVSVPQAGNIVSAYALGVVVGAPVLTGIGARIPHKRLLLLLSGLFVVGNVASALAPGFGLLFAARFLAGLPHGALFGVGAVVASRLVTPDRAARAVSKMFLGLTVANIVGVPAGTALGQQLGWRAAYVAVAVIGVLALVALSLFVPHQPRGPQTGVRHELRAMGNRQVAIGLATAVVGFGGFFAVYSYLVPMLTHLTGLSDSSTTLVLALYGVGMTLGTLVAGPLTDRALRPTLYAGLALMSSALVAFYFTVHSTVPALITITLIGAMGALITTPVQMLLMAKAKDAPTMAAASNHSAFNLANAGGAWLGGLAISAGWGWASPSLVGAALGVAGLGLAFMGGFMDRGGSRSEVITGARREQVAAAQSQSG